From a region of the Candidatus Jettenia caeni genome:
- a CDS encoding dTDP-4-dehydrorhamnose reductase produces the protein MKILVIGSDGMLGRYLVNYLSNLSHSKSISEVIGVNHKQVDITHHSDTSRLIAHIRPNTIINCAAFTNVDACETQIPVAFAVNAAGAKNIALAAKHAEAKVIQISTDYVFDGTKNEPYIETDQTNPISVYGKSKLAGELAIQEILDNYIIIRTAWLFGPWRRNFVTTMLDLGKKNRSVSVVTDQYGSPTYTANLSHAIGTMISLDLRGLYHITNSGTCSRYEWAKKIFELTDSSVSVLPVKTADYKRAAMVPQNSSLNCTKYTQDSGQTMKPWQEALKEYLDKNL, from the coding sequence ATGAAAATACTTGTTATTGGCTCTGACGGCATGCTGGGCAGATATCTTGTTAACTATTTGTCCAATCTCTCTCATTCCAAAAGTATTTCCGAAGTAATTGGCGTAAACCATAAGCAGGTGGATATTACTCATCATTCAGACACCTCCAGACTCATCGCTCACATCAGGCCAAATACTATTATCAATTGTGCAGCGTTTACAAATGTAGATGCATGTGAAACACAGATACCTGTGGCTTTTGCCGTTAACGCTGCCGGAGCAAAAAATATAGCATTGGCTGCAAAACATGCAGAGGCAAAGGTTATCCAGATAAGTACTGACTATGTATTTGATGGCACGAAAAATGAGCCTTATATCGAAACGGATCAAACGAATCCCATATCGGTTTATGGTAAATCGAAACTTGCAGGAGAGTTGGCTATACAGGAGATATTGGATAATTACATTATCATCAGGACAGCATGGCTCTTTGGTCCGTGGAGAAGAAATTTCGTAACTACCATGCTTGATCTTGGAAAAAAGAACCGCTCAGTGTCCGTTGTAACTGATCAGTATGGAAGCCCTACGTATACAGCAAACTTATCGCATGCAATAGGAACAATGATTTCGCTGGACCTTCGGGGCCTCTATCATATAACAAATTCAGGGACTTGTTCACGGTATGAATGGGCAAAGAAGATCTTCGAATTAACCGATAGCTCTGTATCGGTACTCCCGGTGAAAACTGCTGATTACAAACGTGCTGCAATGGTTCCTCAAAATTCTTCTCTCAACTGCACTAAATATACCCAAGATAGCGGGCAAACCATGAAACCGTGGCAGGAGGCATTAAAGGAGTACCTGGACAAAAACCTGTAG
- a CDS encoding single-strand DNA-specific exonuclease, which produces MSKRWIFFPLNKALQIEIASKLKISPLLAQVLINRGILDITSARNFLQPQIAGLGDPSLLHGMEEASIRINKAVSKGEKIVIYGDYDVDGLTATAVMYRCLKLLGAQVRYYIPERLEEGYGLNADAIRRLKEDGAAVILTVDCGINACREADLARAYGIDLIITDHHQPGQEIPNAFVVINPKLESSPGVFRDLSGVGIAFKLAWAIGQYFSPLRKVSPEFKDFLLSAIGLVSLGTIADVVPLVGENRILTKYGLSALQYTEIPGLRALLDIADLSHTNLDVFHVGYRLGPRLNAPGRISNAGIVVEMLTTACKERAVEIANFLEQENKRRQDIQVDIMVSARKKVINEINLDETSAIVLADQTWHPGVIGIIASKIVEEFNRPTVMIAITDDVGHGSARSIPSFHILKALEFCKSKLLSVGGHAQAAGLKIHPQHINEFRDMLNSATSQRLHKTDLVPVLNIDAEITLSMLSKALVTELARLSPYGEGNPAPVFAATNLKIVGQPRRIGTKGQHLSFYVKQEDVAIRAVAFGMGGQIDRLRQNGRACSLAFAVKINNWMDGDNLELEVKDIKFDNE; this is translated from the coding sequence ATGAGTAAAAGGTGGATATTTTTTCCCCTCAACAAGGCATTACAGATAGAGATTGCAAGTAAACTTAAAATATCACCTTTGTTGGCACAAGTCCTTATCAATCGTGGGATACTGGATATTACATCGGCGAGAAACTTTCTCCAGCCGCAAATTGCGGGATTAGGAGATCCTTCTCTCCTTCACGGCATGGAAGAGGCATCTATCCGGATTAATAAAGCTGTAAGTAAAGGGGAGAAGATTGTTATCTATGGTGATTACGACGTTGACGGACTAACAGCTACTGCGGTCATGTATCGTTGCCTGAAACTATTAGGAGCGCAGGTACGTTATTATATCCCTGAAAGGCTGGAAGAGGGGTATGGTCTCAATGCAGATGCCATTAGAAGATTAAAAGAGGATGGAGCTGCTGTTATTCTGACAGTAGATTGTGGTATCAATGCCTGCCGTGAGGCAGATCTCGCGCGTGCGTATGGTATTGATCTGATTATTACTGATCACCATCAACCTGGCCAGGAAATACCTAATGCTTTTGTGGTGATCAATCCGAAATTGGAATCATCTCCGGGCGTCTTCAGAGATCTTTCCGGAGTCGGCATTGCTTTTAAGCTTGCATGGGCTATCGGGCAATATTTTTCTCCTCTCAGGAAGGTATCTCCGGAATTCAAAGATTTTCTCCTCAGCGCAATAGGGCTGGTATCATTGGGTACGATTGCTGATGTAGTGCCGCTGGTGGGTGAAAACCGTATTCTGACAAAATACGGACTTAGCGCATTGCAATATACTGAAATTCCGGGTCTGCGGGCGCTTCTCGATATCGCGGACCTTTCCCATACAAACCTTGATGTCTTTCATGTGGGATACCGGTTGGGACCCCGCCTGAATGCCCCGGGTCGTATAAGTAATGCCGGTATTGTGGTGGAGATGTTAACTACGGCGTGTAAAGAAAGGGCCGTAGAGATTGCCAATTTTCTGGAACAGGAGAATAAAAGACGGCAAGACATCCAGGTTGATATCATGGTATCGGCAAGAAAGAAGGTTATCAATGAAATAAACCTGGATGAAACGAGCGCTATCGTGTTGGCAGACCAGACCTGGCATCCTGGAGTTATAGGAATTATTGCCTCGAAAATTGTGGAAGAGTTTAACCGTCCCACGGTAATGATTGCTATTACCGATGATGTGGGTCATGGCTCCGCACGTTCCATCCCGTCATTCCATATACTGAAAGCCCTGGAATTTTGTAAGAGTAAGCTGCTTTCGGTAGGGGGTCATGCACAGGCTGCCGGATTAAAGATACATCCTCAACACATCAACGAATTTCGTGATATGCTCAACAGCGCGACATCTCAAAGGCTTCACAAGACGGATCTGGTACCCGTCCTGAATATTGATGCAGAAATTACCCTTTCGATGCTATCGAAGGCATTAGTGACAGAACTTGCGCGTCTGTCCCCCTACGGCGAAGGGAACCCCGCCCCTGTGTTTGCTGCCACAAATTTAAAAATTGTCGGTCAGCCACGCCGTATTGGTACAAAGGGGCAACATCTGAGCTTTTATGTGAAACAGGAAGATGTTGCTATCAGGGCTGTAGCTTTTGGGATGGGCGGACAAATAGACAGGCTGAGACAAAACGGGAGGGCATGTTCTCTTGCCTTCGCCGTAAAAATAAATAATTGGATGGATGGTGATAATCTTGAACTGGAGGTTAAAGATATAAAATTTGATAATGAATAA
- a CDS encoding excinuclease ABC subunit A translates to MKKSIIARGIRVHNLKNITVEIPHKKLVVITGVSGSGKSSLAFDTLFAEGQRRYVESFSAYARQFLEKMDKPDVDHIEGIPPAIAIQQKNPVKNRRSTVGTATEINDYLRLLFARIGKTFCSICNRQVQIDSVSHIVETILSLPEETRFLVTFPIVMSQKVSSQAHINLLKERGLVRILADTAILDITSEKNDWDIRSAKFVYGIIDRLVVKDVSKERLVDALETAYRLGAGHASIIYNSPDSSLCNDPHIQGQPLNIQGAPWRELKYSKQFFCSYCAIEYPDPVPMLFSFNNPIGACPKCQGFGHTIDINLDAVIPDKEKTLNQGAIAPWKTPTYNSMFESLKKASAKYNIPLTVPFRKLTKEQVKLILEGTEDFCGIYDFFHWLEQRKYKMHIRVFLSKYRGYTLCHTCNGKRLKNQALHVLINNKNISDICNMTIEEAYQFFKELQLTDYETNIAHLLLQEIKKRLDYMIQVGLEYLTLDRMTRTLSGGEAQRVNLTTSLGSSLVNTLYILDEPSIGLHPRDTDRLIQILKRLQSIGNTVVVVEHEKEVIKAADEIIDIGPGAGENGGMLVYQGAFKDLPAHNISLTGQYLKGAKEIKIPRNRKKSSKKAIVLRGASQNNLKGIDVTFPLNMLVCVTGVSGSGKSTLVQDTLYGAIKEKKKGYAGLIGKYKGIEGTQLITDVVLVDQSPIGRTPRSNPVTYIKIFDEIRRLFSSTRDAKIRKLEIGSFSFNVAGGRCEQCEGAGYIIVDMQFLADITITCDKCNGKRFNKKVLDVKYKDKNIHEVLEMTVDEALIFFHDSARITKGLKFLQDTGLGYLRLGQPATTLSGGEAQRLKISSYIAQENTDVMLFIFDEPTIGLHMDDIQKLLTCFQKLLEAGHSLIVVEHNLDIIKSADYLIDLGPEGGNAGGYVVGCGTPEQISQIQSSYTGRYLKPYFSQTSNAGRRKRSVISN, encoded by the coding sequence ATGAAAAAATCCATTATTGCCCGTGGCATACGGGTGCATAATCTTAAGAATATCACCGTTGAAATCCCGCATAAAAAGCTTGTGGTGATTACAGGAGTCAGTGGATCGGGCAAATCAAGCCTGGCATTTGATACCCTTTTTGCAGAGGGGCAAAGGCGATATGTAGAGTCTTTTTCAGCTTATGCGCGTCAATTCCTGGAAAAAATGGATAAACCGGATGTAGATCACATCGAAGGAATCCCGCCTGCAATAGCCATTCAGCAAAAAAATCCGGTAAAAAACCGCCGCTCAACCGTTGGGACTGCCACAGAGATTAATGACTACCTGAGATTACTGTTTGCCCGGATTGGCAAGACCTTTTGTAGCATCTGTAACCGACAGGTACAAATAGACTCTGTCTCTCATATTGTGGAAACCATCTTATCATTGCCGGAAGAAACACGGTTCCTCGTTACATTCCCAATCGTTATGAGTCAAAAAGTTTCAAGTCAGGCACACATTAACCTGCTGAAAGAGCGTGGGTTGGTAAGAATCCTGGCCGATACTGCTATTCTTGACATCACCTCAGAAAAAAACGATTGGGATATCAGATCTGCAAAATTTGTTTATGGAATTATTGACCGGCTTGTCGTTAAAGACGTTAGTAAAGAACGCCTTGTGGATGCTCTGGAAACTGCATACCGCCTGGGTGCGGGACATGCAAGTATTATCTACAATAGTCCTGATTCTTCTCTTTGTAATGATCCGCATATACAAGGCCAGCCTCTTAATATTCAGGGAGCCCCCTGGAGAGAACTCAAATACAGCAAGCAATTCTTTTGCAGTTATTGTGCTATTGAATATCCTGATCCCGTACCTATGCTATTTTCGTTTAACAACCCGATTGGCGCCTGTCCTAAATGTCAGGGTTTTGGACATACTATCGATATCAACCTGGATGCCGTCATACCGGATAAAGAAAAAACGTTGAATCAGGGAGCTATCGCTCCCTGGAAAACACCTACCTACAACTCGATGTTTGAATCGCTTAAAAAGGCATCTGCAAAATATAATATACCACTCACTGTCCCCTTCCGTAAATTAACGAAGGAGCAGGTAAAATTAATCCTGGAAGGCACAGAAGATTTCTGTGGTATCTACGATTTTTTTCACTGGTTAGAACAACGAAAATATAAGATGCACATCCGCGTATTCCTGAGTAAATACCGGGGATATACCCTTTGTCATACCTGCAATGGAAAACGCTTGAAAAATCAGGCATTACATGTTCTGATTAACAATAAGAATATATCGGATATCTGCAACATGACAATTGAAGAAGCTTACCAATTCTTCAAAGAACTTCAGCTTACCGATTATGAAACCAATATAGCTCACTTGCTTTTACAGGAAATCAAAAAGCGGTTAGACTACATGATCCAGGTAGGATTAGAATATCTGACCCTGGATCGTATGACCCGTACCCTTTCCGGAGGAGAAGCACAACGGGTAAACCTTACAACATCTCTGGGTTCTTCACTGGTAAATACCCTCTATATCCTGGATGAACCGAGTATTGGGCTTCATCCGAGAGATACCGACAGGCTCATACAGATCCTGAAACGATTACAGAGTATTGGAAACACCGTTGTCGTCGTTGAACATGAAAAAGAGGTCATTAAGGCAGCGGATGAGATTATCGATATTGGACCGGGGGCAGGTGAAAATGGCGGCATGCTTGTTTATCAGGGTGCATTTAAAGATTTGCCTGCTCATAATATTTCACTGACGGGACAATATTTAAAAGGCGCTAAAGAGATTAAAATACCCCGGAACCGGAAAAAAAGTTCCAAGAAGGCCATTGTATTGAGAGGCGCTTCACAAAATAATTTGAAGGGAATAGATGTTACCTTTCCTCTTAATATGCTCGTATGTGTAACGGGGGTATCCGGATCAGGGAAAAGCACCCTTGTACAAGATACCCTTTACGGGGCAATAAAAGAAAAGAAAAAAGGGTACGCAGGACTCATAGGAAAATACAAGGGTATCGAAGGTACACAATTAATTACTGATGTTGTCCTTGTGGATCAATCACCCATAGGCCGAACCCCTCGTTCTAATCCCGTTACATACATAAAGATATTTGATGAAATCCGAAGGCTCTTTTCATCAACCCGGGATGCAAAAATACGAAAACTGGAAATCGGCTCTTTTTCTTTCAATGTGGCTGGCGGAAGATGCGAACAATGCGAGGGCGCCGGCTATATTATAGTCGATATGCAGTTCCTTGCAGACATTACAATTACCTGCGATAAATGTAACGGGAAACGATTTAATAAAAAGGTGCTTGATGTAAAATATAAAGACAAAAACATCCATGAGGTATTGGAAATGACGGTAGATGAAGCCCTTATATTCTTCCATGATTCAGCGCGAATTACCAAAGGATTAAAATTTCTTCAGGATACGGGATTGGGCTACCTGCGGTTAGGCCAACCTGCAACAACCTTATCCGGAGGAGAGGCACAAAGACTCAAAATTTCATCCTACATAGCTCAGGAAAACACCGACGTGATGCTCTTTATCTTTGATGAACCTACGATAGGACTCCACATGGATGATATTCAAAAATTACTCACATGTTTTCAGAAATTACTTGAGGCCGGACACTCTTTAATCGTGGTGGAACATAATCTGGATATTATTAAATCTGCTGATTATCTTATCGATCTTGGTCCCGAAGGCGGCAATGCGGGCGGATATGTCGTTGGATGTGGCACGCCGGAACAAATCTCTCAAATACAATCAAGTTATACCGGCAGGTATTTGAAGCCTTATTTTTCTCAAACATCAAACGCAGGCAGACGCAAACGGAGCGTTATCTCAAATTGA
- a CDS encoding ABC transporter ATP-binding and permease components, with translation MILAIISMILYTSANGIQISLIKPILDKLLHGEVQEITDLPKIDIDQPVQDQKSSSPARQFKEQVFNKFTFIERVQKRATGSFTSIGIVMAILAPIIFLSSYFQQYFRNLIMWAVVVDIRNKVCDHLLPQPLSFFENRKSGDLLSRLTNDMAVTQSGLTILFDEILLQPMKLICGLVLAFYFSWKLSLFTLIVFPIVFFPVLIMGKKIKKHGKGSLRHLSDLTDALREMFAGIRIVKAFKMEDEESREIHTISERFYKKRLKMVKAKALNTSTSEFVYTLGLAALIAFGGYVVISKKITPGELAGFITATGFMVITSVKKLAKGYASLQESLSGVSRVFELLTIEPDIKDHPEAVHLDRIEEGISFKNVSFSYDGSKEFKLKDICLTIYKGEVIAIVGESGAGKTSLINLIPRFYDPVEGSIEIDGIDIRQIKRESLLSHIAIVAQQTFLFNRSFYENILYGKRDASIADVHAAAQAAHIHDFIMELPKGYDTVVGELGVKLSGGQRQRIAIARAILKNAPILLLDEATSSLDYTSEKLVQDALNNLITGRTTIIVAHRLSTIQHCNRIVVMKHGRIIEVGNHESLMSEEGEYKRVYQLHFNTISL, from the coding sequence ATGATATTGGCCATTATCAGTATGATACTCTATACATCGGCAAATGGCATTCAGATATCACTGATCAAACCTATTCTGGACAAATTGCTTCATGGGGAAGTACAAGAAATAACTGACTTGCCAAAGATAGATATAGATCAACCGGTACAGGACCAGAAAAGTTCTTCTCCTGCCAGGCAATTTAAAGAACAGGTCTTCAATAAATTTACCTTTATCGAACGAGTGCAGAAACGTGCAACAGGTTCATTTACCAGTATCGGCATAGTAATGGCAATCCTCGCTCCCATTATTTTCCTGTCATCTTATTTTCAGCAATATTTCAGAAACCTTATCATGTGGGCTGTGGTTGTGGATATTCGAAATAAGGTATGTGACCATCTGCTGCCTCAACCCCTCAGTTTTTTTGAAAACAGGAAGAGTGGTGATTTGCTGTCGAGATTAACAAATGATATGGCCGTTACACAATCCGGACTCACCATTCTTTTTGATGAAATATTGCTTCAGCCCATGAAACTGATATGTGGACTGGTCTTAGCATTTTATTTTAGCTGGAAGCTGTCGTTATTCACCCTGATTGTTTTTCCCATCGTGTTCTTCCCGGTACTGATCATGGGCAAGAAGATTAAAAAACATGGCAAAGGGAGCCTCCGGCATCTCTCCGATCTTACGGACGCCTTACGTGAAATGTTTGCAGGTATTCGGATTGTAAAGGCATTCAAAATGGAAGATGAAGAGAGCCGGGAGATACACACGATCAGTGAACGCTTCTACAAAAAAAGGTTAAAAATGGTTAAGGCAAAGGCGCTCAATACCAGCACCAGTGAATTCGTCTATACCTTAGGGCTTGCTGCTTTAATTGCTTTTGGCGGTTATGTAGTCATATCAAAAAAAATCACGCCTGGAGAACTTGCGGGGTTTATTACTGCTACCGGTTTTATGGTAATTACTTCAGTAAAGAAATTGGCGAAGGGTTACGCAAGCCTGCAGGAATCGCTTTCCGGTGTAAGCAGGGTCTTTGAGCTATTAACAATAGAGCCAGATATAAAAGACCATCCTGAAGCTGTGCATCTCGATAGAATAGAAGAAGGCATCTCCTTTAAGAATGTAAGCTTTTCATATGATGGCAGTAAAGAATTTAAATTGAAAGATATATGCCTTACGATTTATAAAGGGGAGGTTATTGCCATTGTAGGTGAAAGCGGGGCAGGTAAGACCAGTCTTATAAACTTAATACCGCGTTTCTATGATCCTGTCGAAGGTAGTATCGAAATTGATGGAATAGATATACGGCAGATCAAACGAGAATCGCTTCTTTCTCATATTGCGATTGTAGCCCAACAGACCTTTCTTTTTAATCGTAGTTTTTATGAGAATATTCTCTATGGAAAAAGGGATGCCTCGATAGCTGACGTTCATGCTGCGGCACAAGCTGCCCATATTCACGACTTCATTATGGAACTTCCCAAAGGCTATGATACGGTGGTAGGTGAATTGGGGGTGAAATTATCGGGAGGACAACGCCAGCGAATTGCCATTGCCCGCGCCATATTAAAAAACGCTCCCATTTTACTCTTGGATGAAGCAACTTCATCCCTGGATTATACATCTGAGAAGCTGGTGCAGGATGCATTAAACAATCTGATTACCGGCAGAACAACCATTATTGTTGCCCACCGCCTCTCCACAATACAACATTGTAACAGAATCGTTGTAATGAAACATGGACGTATCATAGAAGTAGGCAATCATGAGTCCCTCATGTCGGAAGAAGGGGAATATAAACGTGTCTATCAGTTACATTTTAATACAATCTCTCTATGA
- a CDS encoding ABC transporter permease component, producing the protein MPPLLKIALRAIMRNKLRSSLTILGIVIGVGAVIAMVSIGQGAKVMVEKQLESLGTNVLIIIPISTTHTATRGTTGTITLTVNDAMAIERECSAISYVSPGLRTNTQVVYGNLNWTTSVLGIGPDYQLIRNWSMESGRFITQQEVNTMAKVCILGKTVVDNLFGALDPVDKSVRVNNIPFKVVGVLSAKGESAMGQDQDDVVLLPYTTLQRKIMGVTHIGVVYASTVTTEARFEAIDQITTLLRQRHRLRPNEENDFNVISQVEFASTIMETSRTMTMLLGSIASVSLIVGGIGIMNIMLVSTTERTREIGIRMAVGAKEKDILFQFLIEATVLSSIGGIIGVVFGIVLSKLVSYFGGWPSLLSPISIAIAFLFSNMVGIFFGYYPARKASRLNLIDALRYE; encoded by the coding sequence ATGCCACCGCTTTTAAAAATAGCGTTACGCGCAATTATGAGGAATAAATTACGTTCCTCCTTGACGATACTTGGCATCGTTATAGGTGTGGGCGCTGTAATCGCTATGGTTAGTATCGGACAGGGGGCAAAGGTTATGGTTGAAAAACAACTCGAGAGCCTTGGTACAAATGTACTCATTATTATTCCTATTAGTACGACGCATACTGCTACCAGAGGCACTACGGGAACCATTACCTTAACTGTTAATGATGCTATGGCTATAGAGCGGGAATGCAGCGCAATAAGTTATGTTTCTCCGGGTCTCAGGACAAATACACAGGTTGTTTATGGTAACTTAAACTGGACGACCTCTGTGTTAGGGATAGGGCCTGATTATCAACTGATAAGGAATTGGTCAATGGAATCCGGAAGATTTATTACCCAGCAGGAAGTAAATACTATGGCAAAGGTTTGTATCCTGGGGAAAACGGTTGTAGATAACCTTTTCGGGGCGTTAGATCCTGTTGATAAATCGGTTCGGGTGAATAATATACCCTTTAAGGTCGTTGGAGTTTTAAGCGCTAAGGGGGAATCTGCTATGGGTCAGGATCAGGATGATGTTGTATTATTGCCCTACACGACTCTTCAAAGGAAAATTATGGGGGTGACTCATATTGGCGTAGTCTATGCCTCCACGGTTACCACAGAAGCTCGATTTGAGGCGATTGACCAGATTACTACCTTATTAAGGCAGCGCCATCGTTTGAGGCCGAACGAGGAAAATGATTTTAACGTTATCAGCCAGGTAGAATTTGCTTCGACCATTATGGAGACGAGCCGTACCATGACGATGCTTCTGGGGAGTATTGCATCGGTGTCTCTGATTGTTGGGGGTATCGGCATTATGAATATTATGTTGGTTTCTACGACTGAGAGGACACGGGAGATTGGTATCAGGATGGCAGTCGGCGCCAAAGAGAAGGATATCCTCTTCCAGTTTCTCATAGAGGCCACGGTTCTTAGCTCTATTGGCGGGATAATCGGGGTTGTTTTCGGTATTGTATTATCAAAGTTGGTTTCTTATTTCGGGGGCTGGCCTTCATTACTTTCCCCAATTTCTATTGCTATTGCCTTTCTTTTCTCAAATATGGTTGGTATTTTCTTTGGTTATTATCCGGCACGAAAGGCATCGCGCCTTAACCTGATTGATGCGCTCCGATATGAATAG
- a CDS encoding efflux transporter protein, producing the protein MKKYIIGIFCLITLVIGYLYFFNSKDTIQYKTEKIDRGNISKYVTATGTVNPVRTVIIGSQVSGLITKLYADFNSEVKAGQIVAQIEPTPFEHRVKNAEATLAIATASLEKSKVNLKNSKRNYRRLKELFEKKIISDTDFDAALATYEANLADVKLAEAQVLQAKASLGVAKTDLEHTVIISPLDGVVISRDVDVGQTVAASFQTPTLFTIAADLVHMQVNTNVDEADIGMVRVGQDAKFTVDAFPEDVFEGKVIEIRMSPVIFQNVVTYNTIISVNNTELKLLPGMTANTSILVARVENVLRIPNAALRYTPSEVLKGEIDKKTLVERKFAKKTSTHIWILEQGKLGQVAVKLGIGDDHFTQILEGDVKEGQEVVISEIAHSKASPKGGQRVPWRGGRY; encoded by the coding sequence ATGAAAAAGTATATCATCGGCATTTTTTGCCTCATTACCCTGGTAATAGGATATCTGTATTTCTTTAACAGCAAAGACACTATTCAATACAAGACAGAAAAGATTGATAGAGGTAATATTAGCAAGTATGTTACTGCAACCGGAACCGTAAACCCTGTAAGAACGGTAATAATTGGCAGCCAGGTTTCAGGCCTTATAACCAAACTGTATGCCGATTTTAATTCTGAGGTGAAAGCAGGGCAGATTGTTGCACAGATCGAACCAACCCCTTTTGAGCACCGGGTGAAAAATGCGGAAGCGACCCTTGCCATTGCTACAGCTAGTCTTGAGAAGTCGAAGGTGAATTTGAAAAATAGCAAGAGAAATTACCGTCGCTTAAAAGAGCTGTTCGAAAAAAAGATAATCTCAGACACTGATTTTGATGCAGCGCTGGCAACCTATGAAGCGAATTTAGCTGATGTGAAATTAGCAGAAGCACAGGTATTGCAAGCAAAAGCTTCACTGGGAGTTGCAAAAACGGATTTAGAACATACCGTAATTATTTCACCATTGGATGGTGTCGTGATATCGAGGGATGTCGATGTAGGACAGACCGTAGCTGCAAGCTTTCAGACTCCTACATTATTTACTATTGCTGCAGACCTGGTGCATATGCAGGTAAATACCAATGTTGATGAGGCTGATATCGGTATGGTCAGGGTAGGGCAGGATGCAAAGTTTACAGTAGATGCTTTTCCTGAGGATGTTTTTGAGGGCAAGGTAATCGAGATCCGTATGTCCCCTGTTATCTTCCAAAACGTTGTCACCTATAATACGATAATTAGTGTTAATAATACAGAGCTTAAGCTTTTACCCGGAATGACGGCAAATACTTCCATCCTGGTAGCCAGGGTAGAAAATGTTCTGAGAATTCCTAATGCCGCATTACGGTATACTCCTTCGGAGGTTTTAAAAGGCGAAATAGATAAAAAGACCTTAGTTGAAAGGAAATTTGCCAAGAAAACAAGCACACATATCTGGATCCTGGAACAGGGAAAATTGGGACAAGTGGCTGTAAAGCTGGGAATTGGCGATGACCATTTTACCCAAATTTTAGAAGGTGATGTAAAAGAGGGACAAGAGGTTGTTATTTCGGAGATTGCTCATTCTAAAGCATCTCCAAAAGGCGGGCAAAGGGTTCCCTGGCGTGGCGGCCGTTATTAA
- a CDS encoding ABC transporter ATP-binding component has protein sequence MQDQNIVSLDKIYKIYSMGEVKVTALNGISLTMKKGEFVAIMGASGSGKSTLMHVIGCLDSPTSGNYYLEGVNISKFSKNELAEIRNKKLGFVFQSFNLLSRTTVIENIELPLIYSKKISKIDKDRIHQIMKTLGLEGFDEHYPNQLSGGQQQRVAIARAIINNPTLLLADEPTGNLDSATSMDVMRVLHDLNQKWGITIILVTHENDIAGYARRIIVLKDGKVLSDTSPQIYVRPVS, from the coding sequence ATGCAAGATCAGAATATCGTATCATTAGATAAGATTTACAAAATATACAGTATGGGAGAAGTTAAGGTTACGGCCTTGAACGGGATTTCTCTTACTATGAAAAAGGGAGAATTTGTAGCTATTATGGGGGCCTCCGGTTCAGGTAAGTCTACCCTGATGCATGTCATAGGGTGTCTTGATAGCCCCACATCCGGGAATTACTATTTGGAAGGAGTTAATATCTCCAAATTTTCAAAAAATGAATTAGCTGAAATCCGCAACAAGAAACTAGGATTTGTGTTCCAGAGTTTTAATCTCTTGAGTCGGACTACCGTAATAGAAAACATTGAATTACCGCTTATTTATAGCAAAAAAATATCTAAGATTGACAAAGATAGGATACATCAGATTATGAAGACTTTGGGCCTTGAGGGGTTCGATGAGCATTATCCGAATCAATTGTCTGGAGGACAACAACAGCGTGTAGCTATTGCACGCGCTATTATCAATAATCCGACCTTACTCCTTGCTGATGAGCCTACCGGCAATCTTGATAGCGCTACAAGCATGGACGTTATGAGGGTTCTCCATGACCTCAACCAAAAATGGGGCATTACTATTATCCTGGTCACTCATGAAAACGATATTGCAGGCTATGCCCGCAGGATTATTGTTCTCAAAGATGGTAAAGTATTGAGCGATACATCCCCACAAATCTATGTCAGACCCGTATCTTAA